One stretch of Sphingomonas rosea DNA includes these proteins:
- a CDS encoding SPFH domain-containing protein, with amino-acid sequence MVLDFLRKQFIDVIQWQEEPGELAWRVYFPDQEIQNGAQLTVREGQTAAFFDEGKLVEFFRPGLHTLDTANFPFITSLRNWDKAFESPHKSDIIFFSLKEQTGLKWGTPQPITVRDAEFGALRIRAFGSYSIAISDVQEFAYNLLGTLPGLSVGNIEQTLRGAIQTAIATGIANSGVPFLDLAANQQKLSDTLRGAVEESFKRWGIGCLSFFVESVSLPEEVQRHLDKGSSMRVIGDLDRYAKFQSAEALEKAAGQEGGLAGMGAGMGAAAAIGATMAQGLGQGTQAAAPAAAAAPAGDPFELIEKLHRLLTAGAITQEEFDSKKTELLARLK; translated from the coding sequence ATGGTCCTGGATTTCCTGCGTAAGCAGTTCATCGACGTCATCCAGTGGCAGGAAGAGCCGGGCGAGCTCGCCTGGCGGGTCTATTTTCCCGATCAGGAAATCCAGAACGGTGCGCAGCTGACAGTCCGCGAGGGCCAGACCGCGGCCTTTTTCGACGAAGGCAAGCTGGTCGAATTCTTCCGCCCGGGTCTCCACACGCTCGACACCGCGAACTTCCCGTTCATCACCAGCCTGCGCAACTGGGACAAGGCATTCGAAAGCCCCCACAAGTCCGACATCATCTTCTTCTCGCTGAAAGAGCAGACCGGGCTGAAATGGGGGACGCCGCAGCCGATCACCGTCCGTGACGCCGAATTCGGGGCGCTGCGGATCCGCGCCTTCGGCAGCTATTCGATCGCGATCAGCGACGTGCAGGAATTCGCCTACAACCTGCTCGGCACGTTGCCCGGCCTGTCGGTCGGCAACATCGAGCAGACGCTGCGCGGCGCGATCCAGACTGCGATTGCGACCGGGATCGCCAATAGCGGCGTCCCCTTCCTCGACCTCGCGGCCAACCAGCAGAAATTGTCCGACACGCTGCGCGGCGCGGTCGAGGAAAGCTTCAAGCGCTGGGGCATCGGCTGCCTCAGCTTCTTCGTCGAAAGCGTGTCGCTGCCTGAGGAAGTCCAGCGCCACCTCGACAAGGGCAGCTCGATGCGCGTCATCGGCGACCTTGATCGATACGCCAAGTTCCAGTCGGCCGAGGCGCTCGAGAAGGCGGCGGGCCAGGAGGGCGGCCTTGCCGGCATGGGCGCCGGCATGGGCGCCGCCGCGGCGATCGGCGCGACCATGGCGCAAGGCCTCGGCCAAGGCACGCAAGCGGCCGCCCCGGCTGCCGCCGCCGCGCCGGCGGGCGATCCGTTCGAGCTGATCGAGAAGCTCCACCGTCTGCTGACCGCGGGCGCGATCACGCAGGAAGAGTTCGACAGCAAGAAGACCGAGCTGCTGGCGCGCCTCAAGTAG
- a CDS encoding DUF4178 domain-containing protein, protein MTALSCPACGAEVPLRSAAMPYAVCGYCHSVLLRQGEGLSDIGKSAVLPFDVSPIQLGTSGAVDGLTFEVVGRVRWGWQDGSWNEWLLSCGDGKARWLGEAMGQYMLLRERPDLDSHPLVDRFARGEAFRVGDRIDDYSVTDVKEARCLGGEGDLPFPTPPDWTMTSIDFRDTAGGALSVQRDAQGVMAYEGRYHSLAELNPRNLRSIEGWPMPANYR, encoded by the coding sequence ATGACCGCCCTCTCGTGCCCCGCTTGCGGCGCCGAGGTGCCGCTGCGCTCGGCCGCCATGCCCTATGCGGTGTGCGGTTACTGTCATTCGGTCCTGCTCCGGCAGGGCGAGGGCCTGAGCGACATCGGCAAGTCGGCGGTGCTTCCGTTCGACGTCTCGCCCATCCAGCTCGGCACGAGCGGCGCCGTCGATGGGCTCACCTTCGAGGTGGTCGGACGCGTCCGCTGGGGCTGGCAGGACGGCAGCTGGAACGAGTGGCTATTGTCCTGCGGCGACGGCAAGGCGCGCTGGCTGGGCGAGGCCATGGGCCAGTACATGCTGTTGCGCGAGCGCCCGGACCTCGACAGCCATCCCCTCGTCGACCGGTTCGCGCGCGGCGAGGCCTTCCGGGTCGGCGACCGCATCGACGACTATAGCGTGACCGACGTCAAGGAAGCGCGCTGCCTCGGCGGGGAGGGCGACCTGCCATTCCCGACCCCGCCCGACTGGACCATGACCAGCATCGACTTTCGCGACACCGCCGGCGGGGCCTTGAGCGTCCAGCGCGATGCGCAGGGCGTCATGGCCTATGAAGGCCGTTATCATTCGCTGGCCGAACTCAACCCGCGCAACCTCCGTTCGATCGAGGGCTGGCCGATGCCGGCGAATTATCGATGA
- a CDS encoding DUF350 domain-containing protein, giving the protein MLSINTFLATLLYAFMGIVIFVFSFVLVDKLTPGDLWREIIERKNLAVALLAGSVAIGISTIIAAAVHG; this is encoded by the coding sequence ATGCTTTCCATCAACACCTTCCTCGCGACCCTGCTCTACGCCTTCATGGGGATCGTCATCTTCGTGTTCAGTTTCGTCCTCGTCGACAAGCTGACCCCGGGCGACCTGTGGCGCGAGATCATCGAGCGGAAGAACCTCGCGGTGGCCCTGCTCGCCGGCTCGGTCGCCATCGGCATCTCGACGATCATCGCCGCGGCGGTTCATGGCTGA
- a CDS encoding HAD-IIB family hydrolase, with product MRPPPLPLGITEDSGGHLTYLWGAAEALAERDDVSHVELVTRLFDEPELGPDYKIPLQACGPKLDIRRIDSGNRRYLSKEAAAADRPAFIAALLADLETRDVLPDVVHAHFADAAETAIAIRDQFGIPFVYTAHSLGIDKSDHVTADGDLTRRIGFEDRAIAEADAIIASSRDEAERQLMRYPSADAAKIHRIPPGAGLRQAAGSNFARAREMVAPFLRNPDKPVILAVARPVHKKNLGLLVEMFGRSPALREAANLVIVAGLRDGPDSGEQEQREVIAQLLDGLDRHDLYGSLALPKRHGQSDIASFYAYARETGGLFVNPAATEPYGLTLTEAALHALPVVATCHGGAADIVAELGHGISADPSDEEAFIGGMLAVLGDRDRWAEAAAEGQARVRVHSWERYAERFVAIANDMRAPHSATARGRDLLLSDIDGTLTGCRIGARNLRAALLRDPRRLFGIATGRSLQEAQRILGEWHYPAPTVLVTSVGSEIYWREGGRLVADQSFADRLAHDWDPERIGEALADLDRLVLQPPVEQRRFKISYFASGNDIAALVEERLAEAGLVARVIHSHGNLLDILPTNGGKAAAMRWVARRLGLPLSAVFAAGDSGNDRDMLEACPRAILVANHCPTVADLARRPNVTRTAAPHARGIVEALERFDKENHDGRLAA from the coding sequence TTGCGCCCGCCACCTCTTCCCCTCGGGATCACCGAGGACAGCGGCGGTCACCTGACGTATCTGTGGGGCGCGGCCGAGGCACTTGCCGAGCGTGACGACGTCAGCCACGTCGAGCTCGTCACCCGCCTGTTCGACGAGCCCGAACTCGGTCCCGACTACAAGATTCCGTTGCAGGCCTGCGGTCCCAAACTCGACATCCGCCGGATCGACAGCGGTAACCGGCGCTACCTCTCGAAGGAAGCCGCCGCCGCCGACCGCCCCGCCTTCATCGCCGCCCTGCTTGCCGACCTCGAAACCCGCGACGTCCTCCCCGACGTCGTCCACGCCCATTTCGCCGACGCGGCCGAGACGGCCATCGCGATCCGCGACCAGTTCGGCATTCCCTTCGTCTACACCGCCCACTCGCTCGGCATCGACAAGAGCGACCATGTCACCGCCGACGGCGACCTCACCCGCCGGATCGGGTTCGAGGACCGGGCGATTGCCGAGGCCGATGCCATTATCGCCTCCTCGCGCGATGAGGCGGAGCGGCAATTGATGCGCTATCCGTCGGCCGACGCGGCGAAAATCCACCGGATCCCGCCGGGTGCCGGCCTGCGCCAGGCCGCGGGGTCGAACTTCGCCCGTGCCCGCGAAATGGTCGCGCCGTTCCTTCGCAACCCTGACAAACCCGTGATTCTCGCGGTCGCGCGTCCGGTTCACAAGAAGAACCTCGGCCTGCTGGTCGAGATGTTCGGCCGCTCACCCGCGCTCCGCGAAGCGGCCAACCTCGTCATCGTCGCGGGCCTCCGCGACGGTCCCGACAGCGGGGAACAGGAGCAGCGCGAGGTCATCGCGCAGCTGCTCGACGGGCTCGACCGCCACGACCTTTACGGCTCGCTCGCCCTGCCCAAGCGGCACGGGCAGTCCGACATCGCTTCCTTCTATGCCTATGCGCGCGAGACCGGCGGGCTGTTCGTCAATCCGGCCGCGACCGAGCCTTACGGCCTGACGCTGACCGAGGCCGCGCTCCACGCCTTGCCGGTGGTCGCGACCTGCCACGGCGGGGCCGCCGACATCGTCGCCGAACTCGGCCACGGGATCAGCGCGGACCCGTCCGACGAGGAAGCGTTCATCGGGGGGATGCTTGCAGTGCTGGGCGACCGCGACCGCTGGGCCGAGGCCGCCGCCGAGGGCCAGGCCCGGGTCAGGGTGCACAGCTGGGAGCGCTACGCGGAACGCTTTGTCGCCATCGCCAACGACATGAGGGCGCCGCATTCGGCCACCGCCCGCGGTCGCGATCTCCTCCTCTCCGATATCGACGGAACGCTTACCGGCTGCCGCATCGGCGCGCGCAACCTTCGTGCCGCGCTGCTCCGCGATCCTCGGCGGCTGTTCGGGATCGCAACCGGTCGCTCGCTTCAGGAAGCCCAGCGCATCCTCGGCGAATGGCATTATCCCGCGCCGACCGTGCTCGTCACGTCGGTCGGATCGGAGATCTACTGGCGCGAGGGCGGCCGCCTCGTCGCCGACCAATCATTCGCCGACCGGCTAGCGCACGACTGGGATCCTGAGCGGATCGGCGAGGCATTGGCCGATCTCGACCGGCTCGTCCTCCAGCCCCCGGTCGAACAGCGGCGCTTCAAGATCAGTTATTTTGCCAGCGGCAACGATATCGCGGCGCTGGTCGAGGAGCGGCTCGCCGAGGCGGGACTTGTCGCCCGCGTCATCCACAGTCACGGCAACCTCCTCGACATCCTCCCCACCAATGGCGGCAAGGCAGCCGCGATGCGCTGGGTCGCCCGGCGCCTGGGCCTACCGCTGTCGGCGGTGTTCGCGGCGGGAGACAGCGGGAACGACCGCGACATGCTGGAAGCCTGCCCGCGTGCCATCCTTGTCGCCAATCATTGCCCGACAGTCGCGGACCTCGCGCGGCGGCCCAATGTCACCCGCACCGCGGCGCCGCACGCCCGGGGGATCGTCGAGGCACTCGAACGCTTCGACAAAGAGAACCATGACGGGCGGCTGGCGGCATGA
- a CDS encoding DUF1440 domain-containing protein produces MSKDQTRPSTNPDLLRGAAAGLVAGLAASFAMDLAQRLLSKMQPPSDSEPATEKAADRLAEAATGAPVPKESRPMAGQAVHYAFGAVLGASYGALAERYPDITEGGGALFGLGTALIFDEVGVPAAGLGDAPWKAKPETHLYALASHLVFGTATEGTRRLVRAAL; encoded by the coding sequence GTGAGCAAGGACCAGACGCGCCCCTCCACCAACCCTGACCTCCTGCGCGGCGCGGCCGCCGGCCTCGTCGCCGGGCTTGCCGCCTCCTTCGCCATGGACCTCGCACAGCGCCTCCTGTCGAAGATGCAGCCGCCATCCGACAGCGAGCCCGCGACCGAGAAGGCGGCAGACCGGCTGGCCGAGGCCGCCACCGGTGCGCCGGTGCCCAAGGAAAGCAGGCCCATGGCAGGCCAAGCGGTTCACTATGCCTTCGGTGCGGTTCTGGGCGCCAGCTATGGCGCGCTCGCCGAGCGTTATCCCGACATCACCGAGGGCGGCGGTGCGCTGTTCGGCCTGGGAACGGCGCTGATCTTCGACGAGGTCGGCGTACCGGCCGCCGGGCTCGGCGACGCGCCGTGGAAGGCGAAACCAGAGACCCACCTCTATGCGCTCGCCTCGCATCTGGTCTTCGGCACGGCGACCGAGGGCACTCGCCGGCTGGTCCGCGCCGCGCTCTAG
- a CDS encoding DUF4178 domain-containing protein, with translation MSAARLINCPSCGGSIAIKAAGYSTTVACQYCGSELDVTNPDVRLITEYHQAASAGDLPLGARGTLVGTEWEVIGRLERSDDGASWTEYLLFNPYAGYRWLIEADGEWSLGTALNRNPVTESDDVVTLDGTRFFLDYAPVTTRTNSVVGEFYWRVRAGDTVEATTFSSGGSSLSWERSADEVNWTLTEQLPDGDAVRASFADPAPASPSAGPATGGGPRQFGRKASASPRTASAAQGLTPVKRASDGDDLSKMIGIAIATCFLLLVIGIFFGMSRGSVSQSMTVYTGEPARTMMLGTVTLKRPYQAVTITARGDQFVNKWVDLDYSLVDRRTQQAIDAYGIVEYYAGRDSDGNWTEGSRRETTKFASVPAGTYDVMVEAKAQNWSSSSYSSSTSSSWASGDGSGWGSAPESINLRFTITPGGVFFGNMAMFMLLIFAPIAVWMWRKAQASKSGYRR, from the coding sequence ATGAGCGCGGCCCGGCTCATCAATTGCCCGAGCTGCGGGGGCTCGATCGCGATCAAGGCGGCGGGCTATTCGACCACCGTCGCCTGCCAATATTGCGGCTCCGAGCTCGACGTCACCAATCCTGACGTCCGGCTCATCACCGAATATCACCAGGCCGCCTCGGCCGGCGACCTGCCGCTCGGCGCGCGCGGAACCTTGGTCGGGACGGAATGGGAGGTGATCGGCCGGCTCGAGCGCTCCGACGACGGCGCCTCGTGGACTGAATACCTTTTGTTCAATCCTTATGCCGGCTATCGCTGGCTGATCGAGGCCGACGGCGAATGGTCGCTGGGAACCGCGCTCAACCGCAATCCGGTGACCGAAAGCGACGACGTCGTCACGCTCGACGGCACCCGCTTCTTCCTCGACTATGCGCCCGTCACCACCCGCACCAATTCGGTTGTCGGCGAATTCTACTGGCGGGTCCGCGCCGGCGACACGGTCGAGGCGACGACTTTCTCCAGCGGCGGCTCCTCGCTGTCGTGGGAACGGAGCGCCGACGAGGTCAACTGGACGCTGACCGAGCAATTGCCCGACGGCGACGCGGTCCGCGCGTCCTTTGCCGACCCCGCGCCGGCTTCCCCCTCCGCGGGGCCCGCGACCGGCGGCGGACCGCGCCAGTTCGGCCGCAAGGCCAGCGCCTCCCCTCGCACGGCGTCAGCCGCGCAGGGCCTGACACCGGTCAAGCGCGCCAGCGATGGTGACGACCTCAGCAAGATGATCGGGATCGCCATCGCGACCTGCTTCCTCCTGCTGGTGATCGGCATCTTCTTCGGCATGTCGCGCGGGTCGGTGAGCCAGAGCATGACCGTCTACACCGGCGAGCCGGCGCGCACGATGATGCTGGGAACGGTGACCCTGAAGCGCCCCTATCAGGCCGTGACGATCACCGCGCGCGGCGACCAGTTCGTCAACAAGTGGGTCGACCTCGACTACAGCCTGGTCGACCGGCGGACCCAGCAGGCGATCGATGCCTACGGGATTGTCGAATATTATGCCGGCCGCGACAGCGATGGAAACTGGACCGAAGGCAGCCGCCGCGAGACCACGAAATTCGCGAGCGTGCCGGCGGGCACCTATGACGTGATGGTCGAGGCGAAGGCCCAGAACTGGAGCAGTTCGAGCTATTCGTCATCGACCAGCTCGTCCTGGGCCTCGGGCGACGGAAGCGGCTGGGGCAGTGCGCCCGAATCGATCAATCTTCGCTTCACCATCACCCCGGGCGGGGTCTTCTTCGGCAACATGGCCATGTTCATGCTGCTGATCTTCGCGCCGATCGCCGTCTGGATGTGGCGCAAGGCGCAGGCATCGAAGAGCGGGTACCGGCGGTGA